The following proteins come from a genomic window of Lolium rigidum isolate FL_2022 chromosome 5, APGP_CSIRO_Lrig_0.1, whole genome shotgun sequence:
- the LOC124655835 gene encoding deoxyuridine 5'-triphosphate nucleotidohydrolase-like — translation MAGMVGVRAIRSRLLPPRIFTRRALLPLLPALHLHPRRLPPRTLVTAAAMASTTGSTAAAADLVQDDRRNASSSPLLLKVKRLSPNAVLPSRSSAHAAGYDLSSAVEAVIPARGRALVTTDLSVAVPEGTYARIAPRSGLAWKHGIDVGAGVVDADYRGPVGVLLFNHSDADFVVRPGDRVAQMVVERVAAPEVAEVDDLDATVRGEGGFGSTGD, via the exons ATGGCGGGAATGGTCGGCGTTCGCGCCATCCGTTCCCGACTCCTCCCTCCCCGTATATTTACAAGGCGCGCtctgcttcctcttcttcccgcactTCATCTCCACCCCCGCCGCCTCCCGCCAAGAACCCTCGTCACAGCCGCAGCGATGGCCTCCACCACCGGCtccaccgcggccgccgccgacctCGTCCAGGATGATCGCCGCAACGCTTCCTCCTCCCCGCTGCTGCTCAAGGTGAAGCGGCTGTCCCCCAACGCTGTCCTCCCGTCCCGCAGctccgcgcacgccgccgggTACGATCTCTCCAGCGCGGTGGAGGCCGTGATCCCGGCCCGCGGCAGGGCCCTGGTCACTACCGACCTCTCTGTCGCCGTCCCAGAGGGCACCTACGCGCGCATCG CGCCGCGGTCGGGCCTGGCGTGGAAGCACGGCATCGACGTGGGCGCGGGCGTGGTGGACGCCGACTACCGGGGCCCCGTGGGGGTGCTTCTATTCAACCACTCCGACGCCGACTTCGTCGTGCGGCCAGGGGACCGCGTCGCGCAGATGGTTGTTGAGAGGGTCGCTGCGCCGGAGGTGGCTGAGGTGGACGACCTTGACGCCACCGTAAGGGGTGAGGGTGGGTTCGGGTCCACCGGCGACTGA